From one Macellibacteroides fermentans genomic stretch:
- the murQ gene encoding N-acetylmuramic acid 6-phosphate etherase, with protein sequence MAFVKITEQPSLYDDLEKKSVLELLQEINAEDQRVALAVQKVIPQIEKLVSQIVPRMKQGGRIFYMGAGTSGRLGVLDASEIPPTFGMPPTLVVGLIAGGDVALRNPVENAEDDAERGWIELQERHINEKDTVIGIAASGTTPYVLGALRNARAHGILTASISSNPDSPISKEAEIPIEMIVGPEFVTGSSRMKSGTGQKMILNMITTTTMIKLGRVKGNRMVNMQLSNQKLVDRGTRMVMEELNLEYDQSQRLLLMYGSVKNAVDAYRENNKG encoded by the coding sequence ATGGCTTTTGTAAAAATAACAGAACAACCCTCCTTGTACGACGACCTGGAAAAGAAGTCGGTACTGGAACTATTACAGGAGATTAACGCCGAAGATCAGCGTGTGGCACTTGCCGTACAGAAAGTGATTCCGCAGATAGAGAAACTGGTTTCGCAGATTGTTCCCCGCATGAAGCAGGGGGGACGTATTTTCTATATGGGTGCCGGCACCAGCGGACGCCTGGGGGTATTAGACGCCTCCGAGATTCCGCCCACCTTCGGCATGCCCCCTACGTTGGTAGTGGGACTTATCGCCGGTGGAGATGTGGCCCTCCGTAATCCGGTGGAGAATGCCGAAGACGATGCGGAGCGTGGCTGGATCGAGCTGCAGGAACGTCACATAAACGAAAAAGATACGGTTATCGGTATTGCCGCCTCGGGTACCACACCCTATGTGCTGGGCGCTTTACGTAATGCACGGGCCCATGGAATCCTTACCGCTTCCATAAGCAGCAACCCCGATTCTCCCATTTCCAAAGAGGCTGAGATCCCAATCGAAATGATTGTAGGTCCGGAGTTCGTTACAGGCAGTTCCCGCATGAAATCCGGAACGGGACAGAAGATGATCCTGAACATGATCACCACCACCACCATGATCAAGCTGGGCCGGGTAAAGGGCAACCGCATGGTGAACATGCAGCTGAGCAACCAGAAGTTGGTGGACCGGGGTACACGCATGGTGATGGAAGAACTTAATCTGGAGTACGACCAGTCCCAACGCCTGCTCCTTATGTATGGTTCGGTAAAGAATGCGGTGGATGCCTATCGCGAAAATAATAAAGGATGA
- a CDS encoding ATPase yields the protein MILIADSGSTKTDWCLVDKGTLVKQVFTKGTNPFFQTEDEISSEVEQNLLPFIEAARVEAVWFYGAGCAFPEKNEIVRKAIARHLDVPIEVGSDMLGAARGLCGRKPGIACIMGTGSNSCFYDGKEIVSNVSPLGFILGDEGSGAVLGKLLVGDILKNQMPAALKEEFLAKYELTPAIILERVYKKPFPNRFLASVSPFLVAHLDVPEVHSLVLNAFKAFFNRNVKQYDYQHNPVHLIGSVAWYYRNVLEEAAAETGIQLGTIMQSPMDGLISYHSEKN from the coding sequence ATGATACTGATAGCAGATAGTGGTTCAACTAAAACCGATTGGTGCCTGGTTGATAAGGGGACGCTGGTTAAGCAGGTCTTCACGAAAGGGACCAATCCCTTTTTTCAGACTGAAGATGAAATCAGCAGCGAGGTAGAGCAGAACCTGCTGCCTTTTATAGAGGCAGCCAGGGTGGAAGCCGTATGGTTCTACGGAGCCGGTTGCGCTTTCCCCGAAAAGAATGAAATTGTACGCAAGGCGATAGCACGCCACCTGGATGTACCCATCGAGGTAGGCAGCGATATGTTGGGTGCCGCCCGAGGCTTGTGCGGCAGAAAGCCGGGTATCGCCTGCATCATGGGCACCGGATCCAACTCCTGTTTTTACGATGGGAAGGAGATTGTAAGCAACGTATCGCCGCTGGGATTCATCCTGGGCGACGAAGGGAGCGGTGCGGTACTGGGCAAACTGCTGGTGGGCGATATCCTCAAGAACCAGATGCCGGCCGCATTGAAAGAAGAATTCCTGGCTAAGTACGAATTAACACCGGCCATCATACTGGAGAGAGTCTACAAAAAGCCTTTCCCCAACCGGTTCCTGGCCAGTGTATCGCCTTTCCTGGTGGCGCACCTCGATGTGCCCGAAGTACATTCGCTGGTGCTCAATGCCTTCAAAGCCTTTTTCAACCGCAACGTAAAACAGTACGACTATCAGCATAACCCGGTTCATCTCATCGGATCCGTGGCCTGGTATTACAGAAACGTATTGGAAGAGGCAGCGGCGGAGACCGGCATACAGCTCGGCACCATTATGCAGAGTCCCATGGACGGACTTATTTCCTATCATTCAGAAAAAAATTAA